In Paraburkholderia phenazinium, the following are encoded in one genomic region:
- the fusA gene encoding elongation factor G: MPRKTPIERYRNIGISAHIDAGKTTTTERILFYTGVTHKIGEVHDGAATMDWMEQEQERGITITSAATTAFWKGMAGNYPEHRINIIDTPGHVDFTIEVERSMRVLDGACMVYDSVGGVQPQSETVWRQANKYKVPRIAFVNKMDRVGADFFRVQRQIGDRLKGNAVPIQIPVGAEDHFQGVVDLVKMKAIYWDEENQGIKFEYRDIPPELAATAKEWHDKMVEAAAEASEELLDKYLGGETLSEEEIKHGIRVRTIANEIVPMLCGSAFKNKGVQAMLDAVIDYLPSPLDIPAITGHDEHDNEIERHPKDDDPFSALAFKIMTDPFVGQLIFFRVYSGVVNSGDTVYNSAKEKKERLGRILQMHANERKEIKEVYAGDIAAAVGLKEATTGDTLCDPNHVIILEKMIFPEPVISQAVEPKTKVDQEKMGIALNRLAQEDPSFRVQTDEESGQTIISGMGELHLEILVDRMKREFGVEATVGKPQVAYRETVRNKVEDVEGKFVKQSGGRGQYGHAVITLEPSAQGKGYEFVDAIKGGVIPREYIPAVDKGIVETLKAGVLAGYPVVDVKVTLTFGSYHDVDSNENAFRMAGSIAFKEAMRKAKPVLLEPMMAVEVETPEDFMGNVMGDLSSRRGLVQGMEDIAGGGGKLVRAEVPLAEMFGYSTSLRSATQGRATYTMEFKHYAETPNNVAEAVINAKQK; the protein is encoded by the coding sequence GTGCCCCGCAAGACTCCCATCGAGCGCTACCGGAACATCGGCATTAGCGCTCACATCGATGCCGGCAAAACTACCACCACCGAACGCATCCTGTTCTACACCGGCGTGACTCACAAGATCGGTGAAGTTCACGACGGTGCGGCGACGATGGACTGGATGGAGCAGGAACAGGAGCGCGGCATCACGATCACCTCGGCTGCCACGACTGCTTTCTGGAAAGGCATGGCCGGCAACTATCCGGAACACCGGATCAACATCATCGACACCCCGGGCCACGTCGACTTCACGATTGAAGTCGAGCGCTCCATGCGCGTGCTCGACGGCGCGTGCATGGTGTACGACTCGGTCGGCGGCGTGCAGCCGCAGTCCGAAACGGTGTGGCGTCAGGCGAACAAGTACAAGGTGCCGCGCATTGCGTTCGTCAACAAGATGGACCGGGTTGGCGCAGACTTCTTCCGCGTGCAACGGCAGATCGGCGATCGCCTGAAGGGCAACGCGGTGCCGATCCAGATTCCGGTCGGCGCGGAAGATCATTTCCAGGGCGTGGTCGACCTCGTCAAGATGAAGGCGATCTACTGGGACGAAGAGAACCAGGGCATCAAGTTCGAGTACCGGGACATCCCGCCGGAGCTCGCGGCTACGGCGAAGGAATGGCACGACAAGATGGTCGAGGCCGCCGCTGAAGCGAGCGAGGAACTGCTCGACAAATACCTGGGCGGCGAGACGCTAAGCGAAGAGGAAATCAAGCACGGCATCCGTGTGCGTACCATCGCCAACGAGATCGTGCCCATGCTGTGCGGCAGCGCGTTCAAGAACAAGGGCGTGCAGGCGATGCTCGACGCGGTGATCGACTATCTGCCGTCGCCGCTCGACATCCCCGCCATCACCGGTCACGACGAGCACGATAACGAAATCGAACGTCATCCGAAAGACGACGATCCGTTCTCCGCCCTCGCCTTCAAGATCATGACCGACCCGTTCGTCGGCCAGCTGATTTTCTTCCGCGTCTATTCGGGCGTGGTGAATTCGGGCGATACCGTCTACAACTCGGCCAAGGAAAAGAAGGAACGCCTCGGCCGGATCCTGCAGATGCATGCGAACGAGCGCAAGGAAATCAAGGAAGTCTACGCGGGTGACATTGCCGCGGCAGTCGGTCTGAAAGAAGCGACCACGGGCGACACGCTGTGCGATCCGAACCACGTCATCATCCTTGAAAAGATGATCTTCCCTGAGCCGGTGATTTCGCAGGCCGTCGAGCCGAAGACCAAGGTCGACCAGGAAAAGATGGGCATTGCGCTGAACCGTCTCGCCCAGGAAGACCCGTCGTTCCGCGTGCAGACCGACGAGGAATCCGGCCAGACCATCATCTCCGGGATGGGCGAGTTGCACCTGGAAATTCTGGTGGACCGGATGAAGCGCGAGTTTGGCGTGGAAGCCACGGTTGGCAAGCCGCAGGTTGCGTACCGCGAAACGGTGCGCAACAAGGTCGAGGATGTCGAAGGCAAGTTCGTCAAGCAATCGGGCGGCCGCGGTCAGTACGGGCACGCAGTGATCACGCTGGAACCGTCGGCTCAAGGTAAGGGCTACGAATTTGTCGACGCCATCAAGGGCGGCGTGATTCCGCGCGAATACATCCCGGCGGTCGACAAGGGTATTGTGGAAACGCTGAAGGCCGGCGTGCTGGCGGGCTATCCGGTGGTCGACGTGAAGGTGACGCTGACCTTCGGCTCGTACCACGACGTCGACTCGAACGAAAACGCGTTCCGTATGGCCGGTTCGATCGCGTTCAAGGAAGCGATGCGCAAGGCCAAACCGGTGCTGCTCGAACCGATGATGGCTGTCGAGGTGGAAACGCCCGAAGACTTCATGGGCAACGTGATGGGCGACCTGTCGAGCCGTCGCGGGCTCGTGCAAGGCATGGAAGACATCGCCGGAGGCGGCGGCAAGCTGGTGCGCGCCGAAGTGCCGCTCGCGGAGATGTTCGGCTATTCGACTTCGTTGCGTTCCGCAACGCAAGGCCGCGCTACGTACACGATGGAGTTCAAGCACTACGCCGAGACGCCGAACAACGTCGCCGAAGCGGTGATCAATGCGAAGCAGAAGTAA
- a CDS encoding ABC transporter permease encodes MSTIVPATPPPQTREPRFDQLRVLLRSPTFVVGVVIVVWWVVCALAGQWIAPLDAYASDPLNSLTPPDHTHWFGTDQLGRDVFSRVIVGARDILTIAPLATLLGTVAGTALGLVVGYFEGWVDNVVGRAIDAVLALPLVIVALLALAAVGASNFTVILVIGITFTPITARTVRAAVFAERHLDYVAAAQLRGERAPYIMFVEILPNVLPPIIVEATVRLGYAIFAVATLSFLGFGIQPPSADWGLALSESYTLMAGGAWWTVVFDAVAIASLVVGVNLIADSVQGVLDR; translated from the coding sequence ATGAGCACGATCGTCCCGGCTACGCCGCCCCCTCAGACGCGCGAGCCCCGCTTCGATCAGTTGCGCGTGCTGCTGCGCTCGCCGACCTTCGTGGTCGGCGTGGTGATCGTGGTGTGGTGGGTCGTGTGCGCGCTTGCCGGGCAGTGGATCGCGCCGCTCGACGCCTATGCCTCCGACCCGCTCAACTCGCTGACGCCACCCGATCATACGCACTGGTTCGGCACCGACCAGCTCGGCCGCGATGTGTTCTCGCGCGTGATTGTCGGCGCGCGCGACATCCTCACCATTGCGCCGCTCGCCACGCTGCTCGGCACCGTGGCCGGCACGGCGCTTGGCCTCGTGGTCGGCTACTTCGAAGGCTGGGTCGACAACGTGGTGGGGCGCGCCATCGACGCCGTACTGGCGCTGCCGCTCGTGATCGTCGCGCTGCTCGCGCTGGCCGCCGTCGGGGCATCGAACTTCACGGTGATCCTCGTGATCGGCATTACCTTCACGCCGATCACCGCGCGCACCGTACGCGCCGCCGTATTCGCCGAACGCCATCTCGACTACGTCGCCGCGGCTCAACTGCGCGGCGAACGTGCACCGTACATCATGTTCGTGGAGATCCTGCCGAACGTGCTGCCGCCGATCATCGTCGAAGCCACCGTGCGCCTCGGCTACGCGATCTTCGCGGTGGCGACGCTGTCGTTTCTCGGCTTCGGCATTCAGCCGCCGTCCGCCGACTGGGGCCTCGCGTTGTCGGAGTCGTACACGCTGATGGCCGGCGGCGCGTGGTGGACCGTCGTCTTCGACGCGGTGGCGATTGCCTCGCTGGTAGTCGGCGTGAACCTGATCGCCGACAGCGTACAAGGCGTACTCGACCGATGA
- a CDS encoding ABC transporter ATP-binding protein codes for MNGPPPASFPAFDVSKSERADALTVVGLTVTYRIRGRDREVLHDISLRVRRGEAYGLVGESGCGKSTMAMATLRYLPRNGKVKAGKILIAGQDVQALDADALRNLRATAISMVYQDPGRALNPSMTIARQVAEAFEAAGATRNEALTRTLEMLKRVRIAAPERVMDSYPHQLSGGMQQRVVIAMALASNPALLILDEPTTGLDATVEAEVLDLVAQLRKELGTAVLFISHNLAVIGRMCERVGVLYAGKLVEEGATQDVFARPRHPYTVGLLRCLPTSGRSKTLERLDTIAGQLPAPGSVTQGCIYAERCRLADDRCRREAPPPHRVAAAHGDQMSRCHYHERALELPRANADVPAPRTHADKAVQAQAASSGALVLRAERVSKTFHVSGVAVKAVDDVSLDLATGETLGLVGESGSGKTTLAKLMLGLLAPDAGSVLELDGTPLPARVTRRNDEQVKSLQIVFQNPDSALNRSHSVKRLIGRALSRLAALRGAAQDERLAALTAAVRLPDRYLGARTRQLSGGLKQRVAIARAFAGEPRVVVCDEPTSALDVSVQASILNLLADLQRERGVSYVFISHDLHVVRYLSDRIAVLYLGRLLEIGPAAAVFDGPHHPYTEALLSSAPALDATAHGERIRLSGEVPSPAAPPSGCVFHTRCPRKLGALCEQQDPPFVDAGDGHRIRCHIPLHDLRALQGAARDA; via the coding sequence ATGAACGGCCCACCGCCCGCCTCGTTCCCCGCCTTCGACGTCTCGAAGAGCGAGCGCGCCGACGCCCTGACCGTCGTCGGTCTGACGGTCACCTACCGGATTCGCGGACGCGACCGCGAGGTCCTGCACGACATCTCGTTGCGCGTACGACGTGGCGAAGCCTATGGACTCGTGGGCGAATCCGGTTGCGGCAAGTCGACCATGGCGATGGCGACGCTGCGCTACCTGCCGCGCAACGGCAAGGTGAAAGCGGGCAAGATCCTGATTGCCGGACAGGATGTGCAGGCGCTCGACGCCGACGCATTGCGCAACTTGCGCGCGACGGCGATCTCGATGGTCTACCAGGACCCGGGGCGCGCGCTGAATCCGTCGATGACGATTGCGCGTCAGGTCGCCGAAGCCTTCGAAGCCGCCGGCGCCACCCGCAACGAAGCGCTCACGCGCACGCTGGAGATGCTAAAGCGCGTGCGCATCGCGGCGCCCGAACGGGTGATGGATAGTTATCCGCATCAATTGTCGGGCGGCATGCAGCAGCGCGTGGTGATCGCAATGGCGTTGGCCTCCAACCCTGCCCTGCTGATTCTCGACGAACCGACCACCGGGCTCGATGCCACGGTCGAAGCCGAAGTGCTGGATCTCGTCGCGCAACTGCGTAAAGAACTCGGCACCGCGGTGCTGTTCATCAGCCACAACCTCGCGGTGATCGGGCGCATGTGCGAGCGGGTCGGCGTGCTGTATGCGGGCAAGCTCGTCGAAGAAGGCGCCACCCAAGACGTGTTTGCACGGCCGCGTCATCCGTACACCGTTGGGCTGCTGCGCTGCCTGCCCACTTCGGGCCGCAGCAAGACGCTCGAGCGGCTCGATACGATTGCAGGTCAGTTGCCGGCGCCCGGCTCGGTCACGCAAGGCTGCATCTACGCGGAGCGCTGCCGTCTTGCCGACGACCGCTGCCGCCGCGAGGCGCCGCCGCCGCACCGGGTGGCCGCTGCGCACGGCGATCAGATGTCGCGCTGCCACTATCACGAACGCGCGCTGGAATTGCCCCGCGCGAACGCCGACGTGCCGGCACCGCGCACGCACGCCGATAAAGCCGTGCAGGCGCAGGCCGCCAGCTCAGGCGCACTGGTGCTGCGCGCCGAGCGGGTCTCGAAGACCTTCCACGTCTCGGGCGTCGCGGTGAAGGCCGTCGACGACGTCTCGCTCGATCTCGCCACCGGCGAGACACTCGGCCTCGTCGGCGAATCGGGCAGCGGCAAGACCACACTCGCCAAGCTGATGCTCGGTCTGCTCGCACCCGACGCCGGCAGCGTCCTCGAACTCGACGGCACGCCGCTGCCGGCACGCGTCACCCGGCGCAACGACGAGCAGGTCAAATCGCTGCAGATCGTGTTCCAGAACCCGGACTCAGCACTCAACCGCTCGCACTCGGTGAAGCGGCTGATCGGCCGCGCGCTGTCGCGGCTCGCTGCGTTGCGCGGCGCCGCGCAGGACGAACGGCTCGCCGCGCTCACGGCGGCAGTGCGCCTGCCCGATCGCTATCTGGGCGCGCGCACACGCCAATTGTCAGGTGGGCTGAAGCAGCGTGTCGCGATTGCGCGTGCGTTTGCGGGCGAACCGCGCGTGGTGGTCTGCGACGAGCCCACTTCCGCACTCGACGTCTCGGTGCAAGCCTCGATCCTCAACCTGCTCGCCGATCTGCAGCGCGAACGCGGCGTGAGCTACGTGTTCATCTCGCACGATCTGCACGTGGTGCGCTATTTGTCCGATCGCATAGCCGTGCTCTACCTCGGACGCCTGCTCGAGATCGGACCGGCCGCCGCGGTGTTCGACGGACCGCATCATCCCTATACCGAAGCGCTGTTGTCTTCGGCCCCCGCGCTCGACGCCACTGCGCACGGCGAGCGGATCCGCCTGTCCGGCGAAGTCCCGAGCCCGGCGGCGCCACCCTCGGGCTGCGTGTTCCATACGCGCTGTCCGCGCAAGCTCGGCGCCCTCTGCGAACAGCAGGACCCGCCCTTCGTCGATGCCGGCGACGGGCACAGGATCCGCTGCCACATCCCCCTCCACGACCTGCGCGCACTGCAAGGCGCAGCGCGCGACGCATAG
- a CDS encoding ABC transporter substrate-binding protein, translating into MKTPADRLLALDTARHSADQYGNHAIDEFLAGRLSRRELLRYASVIGLSLAGGGLFASPQARAQGTAGAANATIRVAHLTPTGAIDPLTVTDAGGLALLVQTGEFLIDDDGQQLVLKPALALSWKPNDKGDVWTFKLRPNVKFSDGQPFTAKDVVATFDRLADPASGSAALSVLKGVLSKGGTQAVDDHTVAFHLDAPNGNFPYYVSSDNYNAILLPASYVGNYEKSFIGTGPFKLEKYTPKVGASFVRNPDYWGNKALPQRVQFSFYADEQAQILALQGREADVMGTFTVQGGAGLMNNPEFKTIAVKSSAHRQIHMRNDDPLFKDKRVRQALALTLDRDVIVRGLFRGKAQLGNDSPFAPVFPSSDAGVPQRKIDLAKAKQLLAQAGVANGFDVTLTTEKYMEIPDLAVVVQNAAKAIGVRINLKVESQSLYYGAGTPGKSDWLDSPLGITDYGHRGVPNVFLNAPLTSTGTWNAAHFKNPQYDQLVAQFVAAVDIGSQRKLSGQIQTLLLDETPVIIPFFYDQLIAMRAGVNGMRFTALAQLYFDKVTLSA; encoded by the coding sequence ATGAAGACTCCCGCGGACCGACTCCTCGCGCTCGACACGGCACGGCACAGCGCCGATCAATACGGCAATCACGCGATCGACGAATTCCTTGCCGGCCGTCTGTCGCGCCGCGAACTCCTGCGTTACGCCAGCGTCATCGGGCTCTCGCTGGCCGGTGGCGGCCTGTTCGCCTCGCCGCAAGCGCGTGCCCAAGGCACCGCGGGCGCAGCCAACGCGACCATCCGCGTGGCCCATCTGACGCCGACCGGCGCGATCGACCCGCTCACCGTCACCGACGCCGGCGGCCTCGCGCTGCTGGTTCAGACCGGCGAATTCCTGATCGACGACGACGGCCAGCAACTGGTCCTGAAGCCGGCGCTCGCGCTCTCATGGAAGCCGAACGACAAGGGCGACGTCTGGACCTTCAAGCTGCGCCCGAACGTGAAGTTCAGCGACGGCCAGCCGTTCACCGCCAAAGACGTCGTGGCGACTTTCGACCGCCTCGCCGATCCGGCCAGCGGTTCGGCGGCGCTCTCGGTACTCAAGGGCGTGCTGTCCAAGGGCGGCACCCAGGCCGTCGACGATCATACGGTCGCCTTCCATCTCGACGCGCCGAACGGCAACTTCCCCTACTACGTTTCCTCGGACAATTACAACGCCATCCTGTTGCCGGCCAGCTACGTGGGCAACTACGAAAAGAGCTTTATCGGCACGGGTCCGTTCAAGCTCGAGAAGTACACGCCGAAGGTAGGCGCCTCGTTCGTACGCAATCCCGACTACTGGGGCAACAAAGCGTTACCGCAACGCGTACAGTTCTCGTTCTACGCCGACGAGCAGGCACAGATTCTCGCGCTGCAAGGACGCGAGGCAGACGTGATGGGCACGTTCACCGTACAGGGCGGCGCGGGCCTCATGAACAACCCCGAGTTCAAGACGATAGCGGTGAAGTCGAGCGCGCATCGCCAGATCCACATGCGCAACGACGATCCGCTCTTCAAGGACAAGCGCGTGCGCCAGGCGTTGGCCCTGACGCTGGACCGCGATGTGATCGTGCGCGGCCTGTTTCGCGGCAAGGCGCAACTCGGCAACGACAGCCCGTTTGCGCCGGTGTTTCCATCGTCGGACGCAGGCGTGCCGCAACGCAAGATCGACCTTGCCAAGGCAAAGCAACTGCTTGCGCAAGCGGGCGTCGCCAACGGCTTCGACGTCACGCTCACCACCGAAAAGTACATGGAGATTCCCGATCTCGCCGTGGTCGTGCAGAACGCGGCGAAGGCGATCGGCGTGCGCATCAATCTGAAGGTGGAAAGCCAGTCGCTCTATTACGGCGCGGGCACGCCCGGCAAATCGGACTGGCTCGACTCGCCGCTCGGCATCACCGACTACGGCCATCGTGGCGTGCCGAACGTGTTCCTGAACGCGCCGCTGACGAGCACCGGTACCTGGAACGCCGCGCACTTCAAGAATCCTCAGTATGACCAATTGGTCGCGCAGTTCGTCGCGGCCGTCGACATCGGCTCGCAGCGCAAGCTCTCAGGGCAGATCCAGACGCTGCTGCTCGACGAGACACCGGTGATCATTCCGTTCTTCTACGATCAACTGATTGCGATGCGCGCGGGCGTCAACGGCATGCGCTTTACGGCGCTCGCGCAGTTGTACTTCGACAAGGTGACGCTCAGCGCGTAA
- a CDS encoding cupin domain-containing protein, producing MSHDHPHDHDHAHSHSHEPDAAGAPVDWREHGVKVIRGDQLDSNTAQTPGMNRAAAINAARVGAQKIWAGTVTIHPNAKTGAHHHGALESVIYVVRGQARMRWGEHLEFTAEAGPGDFIFVPPYVPHQEINASTDDPLECVLVRSDNEAVVVNLNIDAVEAPETVFWVDPIHKHPHEP from the coding sequence ATGAGCCACGACCATCCGCACGACCACGATCACGCCCACTCCCACTCCCATGAACCCGACGCCGCCGGCGCGCCCGTCGACTGGCGCGAACACGGCGTCAAGGTCATCCGCGGCGATCAGCTCGATTCGAACACCGCGCAAACCCCCGGCATGAACCGCGCCGCCGCGATCAACGCAGCGCGCGTCGGCGCGCAAAAAATCTGGGCGGGCACGGTGACGATTCACCCGAATGCCAAGACCGGCGCGCATCATCACGGCGCGCTCGAAAGCGTGATCTACGTGGTGCGTGGCCAGGCGCGCATGCGCTGGGGCGAGCACCTCGAGTTCACCGCCGAGGCCGGTCCCGGCGATTTCATTTTCGTGCCGCCCTACGTGCCGCATCAGGAGATCAACGCCAGTACCGACGACCCGCTCGAATGCGTGCTGGTGCGCAGCGACAACGAAGCCGTCGTGGTGAATCTGAACATCGACGCCGTCGAAGCGCCCGAAACCGTGTTCTGGGTCGATCCGATTCACAAGCATCCGCACGAGCCCTGA
- a CDS encoding ABC transporter permease produces MSTALTPSPPRVATGNAGRVARFLATRLALSLITLWLLSMIVFAGGQLLPGDIGRSILGPLADARAVAALNHQLGADRPLLTQYVEWITHFLRGDMGLSYAYREPVGPFIADALAHSAKLGLLAFIVVVPLGIAGGVWAAMHAGRWLDRTISIAGLSATVVPEFVSSIALILIFGVWLRWLPIEATYPPGAGVLEQLKHLILPVMPLVLVFFGYIARMARAGTVEALDADYTRTAILKGLPQHVVIWRHVLRNALLPTITVAATQLGYMIGGLVVVETLFHYQGIGSLIYNAAKAKDFPMLEAGVLTIGVVYTVANLAADALQVLLNPRLRVRSGE; encoded by the coding sequence ATGTCGACCGCGCTCACCCCCTCCCCGCCTCGCGTTGCAACCGGCAACGCGGGACGGGTCGCGCGCTTTCTTGCGACCCGTCTTGCGCTGTCGTTGATCACGCTGTGGCTGCTGTCGATGATCGTGTTTGCGGGCGGCCAGTTGCTGCCCGGCGACATCGGCCGCTCGATTCTCGGCCCGCTCGCCGACGCGCGCGCGGTCGCCGCGCTCAATCATCAGCTCGGCGCGGACCGGCCGTTGCTGACGCAATACGTCGAGTGGATCACGCATTTCCTGCGCGGCGATATGGGGTTGTCGTACGCCTATCGCGAGCCGGTGGGACCGTTCATCGCCGATGCGCTCGCGCATTCCGCGAAGCTCGGCCTGCTCGCGTTCATCGTGGTCGTGCCGTTGGGGATTGCGGGCGGCGTCTGGGCCGCGATGCATGCGGGACGCTGGCTTGACCGCACCATCAGCATCGCCGGTTTGTCGGCGACGGTCGTGCCGGAATTCGTGTCGTCGATCGCGTTGATCCTGATCTTCGGCGTATGGTTGCGCTGGCTGCCGATCGAAGCCACCTACCCACCCGGCGCCGGCGTGCTCGAACAACTGAAGCATCTGATCCTGCCGGTCATGCCGCTCGTGCTGGTGTTCTTCGGCTACATCGCGCGCATGGCGCGCGCCGGCACCGTCGAAGCGCTCGACGCCGATTACACCCGTACCGCCATTCTCAAGGGCCTGCCGCAACACGTCGTGATCTGGCGACACGTGTTGCGCAATGCGCTGCTGCCCACCATCACCGTCGCCGCGACGCAGCTCGGCTACATGATCGGCGGCCTCGTCGTCGTAGAGACGCTGTTCCACTACCAGGGCATCGGCTCGCTGATCTACAACGCCGCCAAGGCGAAAGACTTTCCGATGCTCGAAGCCGGCGTGCTGACCATCGGCGTCGTCTATACGGTGGCGAATCTCGCCGCCGATGCCTTGCAGGTGTTGCTCAATCCGCGTCTGCGCGTGAGGAGCGGCGAATGA
- a CDS encoding aldo/keto reductase, translating to MSTAIATVSLPDGERIPKLGQGTWEMGEQPARRASEIAALRAGVELGMTLIDTAEMYGDGATESLLGDALAGLRERVFLVSKVYPHNASRRGVQAACEQSLKRLKTDRLDLYLLHWRGSVPLEETVEGFEALRRAGKIRHWGVSNFDTDDMEALIAAPGGDACATNQILYNVARRGAEFDLLPWLAARDMPTMAYSPVDHARLPKRSPLDDIADARGVSVFQVALAWALQQPGVFAIPKAGRVEHVRDNHRALELQLDAGERAAIDAYFRPPRSKRPLEML from the coding sequence ATGTCGACCGCCATCGCCACTGTGAGCTTGCCCGACGGCGAGCGCATTCCGAAGCTCGGACAGGGCACCTGGGAGATGGGCGAGCAGCCCGCGCGCCGCGCTAGCGAGATCGCGGCGTTACGCGCCGGCGTCGAACTGGGCATGACGCTCATCGATACCGCCGAGATGTACGGCGACGGCGCGACCGAAAGCCTGCTCGGCGATGCGCTCGCCGGACTGCGCGAGCGCGTTTTCCTCGTCAGCAAGGTCTATCCGCACAATGCCAGCCGGCGTGGCGTGCAGGCGGCCTGCGAGCAGAGCCTGAAGCGCCTGAAGACCGACCGGCTCGACCTGTATCTGCTGCACTGGCGCGGTTCGGTGCCGCTCGAAGAGACGGTCGAAGGCTTCGAGGCCTTGCGCCGGGCGGGCAAAATCCGTCACTGGGGCGTCAGCAACTTCGACACCGACGATATGGAGGCGTTGATCGCCGCGCCGGGCGGCGACGCGTGTGCGACCAATCAGATTCTCTACAACGTCGCGCGGCGCGGTGCGGAATTCGATCTGTTGCCATGGCTCGCCGCACGGGACATGCCAACCATGGCGTATAGCCCGGTGGATCACGCACGCTTGCCGAAGCGCTCGCCGCTCGACGACATCGCCGATGCGCGCGGCGTCTCCGTGTTTCAGGTGGCGCTGGCGTGGGCGCTGCAGCAGCCAGGCGTGTTCGCGATTCCGAAGGCAGGGCGCGTCGAGCACGTGCGCGACAATCATCGCGCGCTCGAACTGCAACTGGATGCCGGCGAACGCGCGGCTATCGATGCGTACTTCAGGCCGCCGCGCAGCAAGCGCCCGCTCGAAATGCTGTGA
- a CDS encoding GntR family transcriptional regulator: protein MNSASEDRWRDLRPDPENDTPLYLQLARKLGNAIHENRWNAGEALPSERVLSDALGVSRITARKAIALLVEQGLIRRTQGAGSFITPRYEDPLSRLSSFSEMLRRRGFSPSSEWISREIVPANRDEVIQLGLSPAAAVTRLRRLRLADGIVMAVENSTFPAAVIPDPQAIGDSLYSYLEQRGLGIVRALQHFRAVNASDEIAQQMSIAPNEALLLITRVGYTADQRAIELTDTYCRNDYYDFVAELRK from the coding sequence ATGAACTCTGCCTCGGAAGACCGCTGGCGCGACCTGCGCCCGGACCCGGAAAACGATACGCCGCTTTATCTGCAACTCGCTCGCAAGCTCGGCAACGCGATTCATGAAAACCGCTGGAACGCAGGCGAGGCGCTACCCTCCGAACGTGTGCTGTCGGACGCGCTCGGCGTCTCGCGGATCACCGCGCGCAAGGCGATTGCCCTGCTCGTCGAACAGGGTTTGATCCGCCGTACCCAGGGGGCGGGCAGCTTTATCACGCCGCGCTATGAAGACCCGCTCTCGCGTCTGTCGAGCTTCAGCGAAATGCTGCGGCGGCGCGGTTTCAGTCCGAGCTCCGAATGGATCTCGCGCGAGATCGTGCCGGCCAATCGCGATGAAGTGATTCAACTCGGCCTGTCGCCGGCGGCCGCGGTGACGCGCCTGCGGCGTCTGCGGCTGGCCGACGGCATCGTGATGGCGGTGGAAAACTCGACCTTCCCGGCCGCGGTGATTCCCGATCCGCAGGCGATCGGCGATTCGCTGTACAGCTACCTCGAGCAACGTGGCCTCGGCATCGTGCGCGCGCTGCAGCATTTCCGCGCGGTCAACGCGAGCGACGAGATTGCGCAGCAGATGAGCATTGCACCGAACGAAGCGCTGCTGCTGATCACGCGGGTCGGCTACACCGCGGACCAGCGCGCGATCGAATTGACCGACACGTATTGCCGCAACGATTACTACGATTTCGTCGCGGAGCTGCGCAAGTAG